In Lycium ferocissimum isolate CSIRO_LF1 chromosome 11, AGI_CSIRO_Lferr_CH_V1, whole genome shotgun sequence, a single genomic region encodes these proteins:
- the LOC132038456 gene encoding F-box protein At3g07870-like — protein MSEYLPQEVLIEIFLKLPTKSIIECTSVCKSWYSLITTPNFISLHLKNQQDYLLVRHCSGKPVKEIYALYCDNENLDQYVQFDFPFDCESHFNIVGSCNGLLCLSDDLCRYWDIYYIWNPSIRKSVKLPEPIFTYERYGPFDHTLGFGFDNVANDYKVVRIVHTGDYLGSVPPHVELYKLSTGVWKDITRVSPSYKFYKQIPGVYVNGACHWVACKGKRGEAQNMMIVLFDVKDETFWEMMVPDSLVVKFGFIAAWFELFVSEGSLCLANRLFDDDKTIDIWRMKEYGDSDSWVKQFSIRLSHITFNVGVDDEFYSLFHGGRQRQIAHFLEKPIASRKNGEILWRAHNGFLVSHDIAAEKIENLGICNANFLPFHDALYVNTYKVSLVLLDKRKDCFPGDTCEESLNLCKRKPKGGRKVCKGNTKRGLQILSPLRISGLMYISKMKAKRLRMIKQKNRQVQRPS, from the coding sequence ATGTCTGAGTATTTGCCACAAGAAGTGTTGATTGAAATCTTTCTAAAACTACCCACAAAGTCTATCATTGAATGCACAAGTGTTTGCAAGTCATGGTATTCTCTTATTACTACTcctaatttcatttcccttcaCCTTAAAAACCAACAAGATTACTTACTAGTGAGACATTGCTCTGGAAAACCAGTGAAAGAAATATATGCTTTATATTGTGACAATGAGAATCTTGATCAGTATGTTCAGTTTGATTTTCCATTTGACTGTGAAAGTCATTTTAATATTGTGGGTAGTTGTAACGGGCTCTTGTGTCTTTCTGATGACCTGTGTCGTTATTGGGACATTTACTATATTTGGAATCCATCCATTAGAAAGTCAGTAAAACTACCCGAACCAATTTTTACATATGAGAGATATGGTCCCTTTGATCATACACTTGGATTTGGATTCGACAATGTTGCTAATGACTATAAGGTGGTAAGAATTGTACATACTGGTGATTATCTTGGTAGTGTACCACCTCATGTTGAGCTCTATAAGTTAAGCACCGGTGTTTGGAAAGACATTACGCGTGTTTCTCCATCTTATAAGTTCTATAAGCAGATACCAGGAGTGTATGTGAATGGGGCTTGCCATTGGGTTGCTTGTAAAGGGAAACGAGGAGAGGCTCAAAATATGATGATTGTTCTGTTTGATGTGAAGGATGAGACGTTCTGGGAGATGATGGTGCCGGATAGTTTAGTTGTAAAGTTTGGGTTTATTGCGGCTTGGTTCGAACTTTTTGTGTCGGAGGGGTCACTTTGTTTGGCTAATCGTTTGTTTGATGATGACAAAACGATTGATATTTGGAGGATGAAAGAGTATGGTGATTCGGATTCATGGGTGAAACAGTTCAGCATCAGATTAAGCCACATTACATTTAATGTTGGTGTCGATGATGAATTTTACTCGTTGTTTCACGGTGGTCGTCAGCGTCAGATTGCTCatttcttggagaagccaataGCTTCAAGGAAAAATGGTGAAATTTTGTGGAGGGCGCACAACGGATTCTTGGTTTCACATGATATTGCGGCTGAAAAAATTGAGAATCTTGGCATTTGTAATGCCAACTTTTTACCCTTTCATGATGCACTTTATGTGAATACTTACAAAGTGAGCCTTGTTTTACTTGATAAACGGAAAGACTGTTTTCCTGGAGACACCTGTGAAGAGTCACTCAATTTATGCAAGAGGAAGCCTAAAGGTGGGAGGAAAGTTTGTAAAGGCAACACTAAAAGAGGACTGCAGATTTTATCTCCCTTGCGCATAAGTGGATTGATGTACATTTCAAAAATGAAAGCAAAGAGGTTGCGGATGATAAAACAGAAGAACAGGCAAGTTCAAAGACCTTCCTAG